A window from Candidatus Rokuibacteriota bacterium encodes these proteins:
- the glgX gene encoding glycogen debranching protein GlgX, protein SEYAATGAAGAQVKEFKGLVKALHRAGIEVILDVVYNHTAEGNHLGPLLAFKGIDNLSYYRTLPDDPRHYMDYTGTGNSLNPVHPSVLRLIMDSLRYFVLECHVDGFRFDLASALAREFHEVDRLSAFFDIIHQDPVLSQVKLIAEPWDVGEGGYQVGNFPPGWAEWNGKYRDTIRRYWKGDWGQVGELAYRLTGSSDLYEQGGRRPSASINFVTAHDGFTLADLVAYTTKRNDANGEENRDGSDENFSWNCGVEGPTDDADVRALRERHQRNILATLLLSQGVPMLSGGDEIARTQRGNNNAYCQDNDTSWFAWPPMGSAARLLDFTRRLIRLRLDHPVFQRRRFFQGRRIHGSAVKDLSWLRPDGTEMTDEEWSNGHSRCLGLHLAGDAIEEVDDDGLPVRDDTFLILLNAHDAAVPFVLPNHQPRIEWEPCLDTRDWEPVLEGRLFKGGEPYPLEGRTLAVLRQRAKESA, encoded by the coding sequence ACTCCGAGTACGCGGCGACCGGCGCAGCCGGCGCCCAGGTGAAGGAGTTCAAGGGGCTCGTAAAGGCGCTCCACCGCGCCGGGATCGAGGTGATCCTCGACGTCGTCTACAACCACACCGCGGAGGGGAACCACCTCGGGCCGCTGCTCGCCTTCAAGGGGATCGACAACCTCTCCTACTACCGCACGCTCCCCGACGACCCCCGCCACTACATGGACTACACGGGGACGGGCAACTCGCTCAACCCCGTGCACCCTTCGGTGCTGCGGCTGATCATGGACTCGCTGCGCTACTTCGTGCTCGAGTGCCACGTCGACGGCTTTCGCTTCGATCTCGCATCGGCGCTCGCGCGCGAGTTCCACGAGGTCGACCGGCTCTCGGCCTTCTTCGACATCATCCACCAGGACCCGGTCCTGTCCCAGGTGAAGCTGATCGCGGAGCCGTGGGACGTCGGCGAGGGCGGCTACCAGGTCGGCAACTTCCCGCCGGGCTGGGCCGAGTGGAACGGGAAGTACCGTGACACCATCCGCCGCTACTGGAAGGGCGACTGGGGCCAGGTCGGCGAGCTCGCCTATCGCCTGACCGGCTCGAGCGACCTTTACGAGCAAGGCGGCCGGCGCCCCTCGGCCAGCATCAACTTCGTCACGGCGCACGACGGCTTCACCCTGGCCGACCTGGTCGCCTACACGACGAAGCGGAACGACGCCAACGGGGAAGAAAACCGCGATGGCAGCGACGAGAACTTCTCCTGGAACTGCGGTGTCGAGGGGCCGACCGACGACGCGGACGTGCGGGCGCTCCGCGAGCGTCACCAGCGCAACATCCTCGCCACGCTCCTCCTCTCGCAAGGAGTCCCGATGCTGTCGGGCGGCGACGAGATCGCCCGCACCCAGCGCGGCAACAACAACGCCTACTGCCAGGACAACGACACGTCCTGGTTCGCGTGGCCGCCGATGGGCTCGGCCGCCCGCCTGCTCGACTTCACGCGGCGGCTGATTCGTCTCCGGCTCGACCACCCCGTGTTCCAGCGCCGCCGCTTCTTCCAGGGGCGGCGTATCCACGGCTCGGCCGTCAAGGACCTCTCTTGGTTGAGACCCGACGGCACCGAGATGACCGACGAGGAGTGGAGCAACGGGCACAGCCGCTGCCTCGGCCTCCACCTGGCCGGCGACGCCATCGAGGAGGTCGACGACGACGGGCTGCCGGTGCGGGACGACACCTTCCTCATCCTGCTGAACGCCCACGACGCGGCCGTGCCCTTCGTCCTGCCGAACCACCAGCCGCGCATCGAGTGGGAGCCCTGCCTCGACACGCGCGACTGGGAGCCCGTCCTCGAAGGGCGGCTCTTCAAAGGCGGCGAGCCCTACCCGCTCGAAGGCCGCACGCTGGCCGTGCTCCGGCAGCGCGCGAAGGAGTCCGCCTGA
- a CDS encoding Glu/Leu/Phe/Val dehydrogenase, translating to MADMPEFESEMHRTAVAQLDQVAERLHLDHDIHIRLRYPRRALVVSIPVRMDDGRTEVFMGYRVHHDTALGPTKGGLRYDADVNMGEVTALAMLMTWKCSLMGLPYGGAKGGVRCTPRGMSKRELESLTRRYTAEIMLFIGPDLDIPAPDLGTDEQTMAWMMDTYSMTQGRSVPGVVTGKPILVGGSAGRREATGRGIVYVLYQATHSLGEELKGKKVVIQGFGNVGGVAARMLWRDGAVIQGISDFKGGVWNSQGLDIRALDEHVKEGGSVVGFRGADAISNHDLLEQPCDILVPAAIGSQIREDNADKIRAKIIVEGANGPTTPEADAILRSRGVLVIPDILANAGGVVVSYFEWVQGLQFFFWKESEIIARLQEIMTRAFTRVWNVSKKDNVDLRTAALMEGVRRVADAHQIRGLYP from the coding sequence ATGGCCGACATGCCCGAGTTCGAATCCGAGATGCACCGCACCGCTGTCGCCCAGCTCGATCAGGTCGCGGAGCGTCTCCATCTCGACCACGACATCCATATCCGGCTTCGCTACCCGCGGCGCGCGCTCGTGGTGTCGATCCCGGTGCGGATGGACGACGGGCGCACGGAAGTCTTCATGGGCTACCGGGTCCATCACGACACGGCCCTCGGCCCGACCAAGGGCGGCCTGCGCTACGACGCCGACGTCAACATGGGCGAGGTGACGGCGCTCGCCATGCTGATGACCTGGAAGTGCTCGCTCATGGGCCTTCCGTACGGTGGCGCGAAAGGTGGAGTCCGGTGCACCCCGCGCGGCATGTCCAAGCGGGAGCTCGAATCGCTCACGCGCCGGTACACGGCCGAGATCATGCTGTTCATCGGTCCCGACCTCGACATCCCGGCGCCCGACCTCGGCACCGACGAGCAGACCATGGCCTGGATGATGGACACCTACTCCATGACCCAGGGCAGGAGCGTGCCGGGCGTGGTCACGGGCAAGCCGATCCTGGTCGGCGGCTCGGCCGGCCGGCGCGAGGCCACGGGGCGCGGCATCGTCTACGTGCTCTACCAGGCGACCCACAGCCTGGGCGAGGAGCTCAAGGGCAAGAAGGTCGTCATCCAGGGCTTCGGCAACGTCGGCGGCGTCGCGGCGCGCATGCTCTGGCGCGACGGCGCCGTGATCCAGGGCATCAGCGACTTCAAAGGCGGCGTCTGGAACAGCCAGGGCCTCGACATCCGCGCGCTGGACGAGCACGTCAAGGAAGGGGGCAGCGTGGTGGGCTTCCGGGGCGCCGACGCGATCTCAAACCACGATCTCCTCGAGCAGCCCTGCGACATCCTGGTGCCCGCGGCCATCGGCTCCCAGATCCGCGAGGACAACGCCGACAAGATCCGCGCGAAGATCATCGTCGAGGGCGCCAACGGCCCGACCACCCCTGAAGCCGACGCGATCCTCCGCAGCCGCGGCGTCCTCGTCATCCCCGACATCCTCGCCAACGCGGGCGGCGTCGTGGTCTCCTACTTCGAGTGGGTCCAGGGCCTCCAGTTCTTCTTCTGGAAGGAGAGCGAGATCATCGCCCGTCTGCAGGAGATCATGACGCGCGCCTTCACGCGAGTCTGGAACGTCTCGAAGAAAGATAACGTGGACCTGCGCACCGCTGCGCTCATGGAAGGCGTCCGCCGCGTCGCCGACGCCCACCAGATCCGCGGGCTGTACCCGTAG
- a CDS encoding heme-binding protein — protein sequence MIQMTLQVAETTVRAAQDKAKALGTPMTVTVVDEAGRLVLSARGDGTGFFSPETSRAKAVAAAAFKRPTKELAELAAQGGFWSLVPTVLQGQALPTPGGTPIVRGGQVIGGIGCGGGTGQQDQESSDAGAAAVK from the coding sequence ATGATCCAGATGACTCTCCAGGTGGCGGAGACGACGGTCCGTGCGGCGCAGGACAAGGCCAAGGCGCTGGGGACCCCGATGACCGTGACGGTTGTCGACGAGGCGGGGCGCCTTGTGCTCAGCGCCCGGGGCGACGGCACAGGATTCTTCTCGCCCGAGACGTCGCGCGCCAAGGCGGTGGCCGCGGCCGCGTTCAAGCGCCCGACGAAGGAGCTGGCCGAGCTGGCGGCGCAGGGAGGGTTCTGGTCCCTGGTGCCGACCGTGCTGCAGGGCCAGGCGCTGCCGACGCCCGGCGGGACGCCCATCGTACGCGGCGGTCAAGTAATCGGAGGGATCGGTTGCGGCGGCGGAACGGGGCAGCAGGACCAGGAAAGCTCCGACGCGGGCGCGGCTGCAGTGAAGTAG
- a CDS encoding FAD-dependent oxidoreductase has product MAGGSFDLIVVGGGVFGLSTALEAARRRRQTLVVDRRVVPNPISASYGPSRKIRSTYLDPHYTRLALEAMAGWRRIEAETGKELYVAAGNLNVSDGPADAHLETLEANARRGGAKVRWLDADGLRREFPQFRRGHRALLEEDAGFLRATDCVTALRELAEKHGVQFATGHDAAVARSGGCVEVRTDTATYRAPQVVVAVGGWSKRLFPELGRALWQCQQGIMYLEGVPAAFCRPAFVPYSGADTGFYGFPAEPGRVGLKLARHLVTDPIDDPDFDRRTTPAGFVEAAGEFLRNWFGLDPGDYRVTYESCMYNLSTSNDFLLDFHPGMPGVFLATAGSGHGFKFGSLLGRIILDRLDGIESDRWTPQFSYEVFLTAASRPRLL; this is encoded by the coding sequence ATGGCAGGAGGGAGCTTCGATCTCATCGTCGTCGGCGGGGGCGTCTTCGGCCTCAGCACGGCGCTCGAGGCCGCGCGCCGCAGGCGACAGACGCTGGTCGTGGATCGCCGCGTCGTGCCGAATCCCATCTCGGCCTCCTACGGCCCGTCGCGGAAGATCCGGTCCACGTACCTGGACCCGCACTACACCCGCCTCGCCCTCGAGGCCATGGCGGGGTGGCGGCGGATCGAGGCCGAGACGGGCAAGGAGCTCTACGTCGCCGCCGGAAACCTGAACGTGAGCGACGGCCCAGCCGACGCGCATCTCGAGACGCTCGAAGCCAACGCCCGCCGGGGCGGCGCGAAAGTCCGCTGGCTCGACGCGGACGGCCTGCGCCGGGAGTTTCCGCAGTTTCGCCGCGGTCACCGCGCCCTCCTGGAAGAGGATGCCGGTTTTCTCCGCGCCACGGACTGCGTCACCGCGCTCAGGGAGCTGGCCGAGAAGCACGGTGTCCAGTTCGCCACCGGGCACGACGCCGCTGTTGCGCGCAGCGGCGGCTGCGTCGAAGTCCGGACGGACACGGCGACGTATCGCGCTCCCCAGGTTGTCGTGGCGGTCGGCGGCTGGTCGAAGCGCCTCTTTCCCGAGCTGGGGCGGGCCCTCTGGCAGTGCCAGCAGGGCATCATGTACCTCGAAGGCGTCCCGGCGGCGTTCTGCCGCCCTGCGTTCGTCCCGTACTCGGGAGCCGACACGGGCTTCTACGGCTTCCCCGCCGAGCCCGGCCGCGTGGGCCTCAAGCTGGCGCGGCATCTCGTCACCGATCCCATCGACGATCCCGACTTCGACCGGCGAACGACACCAGCCGGATTCGTCGAGGCGGCCGGAGAGTTCCTGCGCAACTGGTTCGGTCTCGACCCCGGCGACTACCGCGTCACGTACGAGAGCTGCATGTACAATCTCTCCACGAGCAACGACTTCCTGCTCGACTTCCACCCCGGGATGCCCGGCGTCTTTCTCGCGACCGCCGGATCAGGCCACGGGTTCAAGTTCGGCTCCCTGCTCGGCCGGATCATCCTGGACCGGCTTGACGGAATCGAGAGCGACCGGTGGACGCCGCAGTTTTCCTACGAAGTGTTTCTGACCGCCGCCTCGCGCCCCCGGCTTCTCTGA
- a CDS encoding alpha/beta fold hydrolase has product MPYANHQGTRIHYQVEGEGPPLVLQHGFTGNLKRWYLLGYVDALKPNYQVILVDARGHGASDKPHDPAAYALPLRVGDVLAVLDTLNLDKVHYWGYSMGGWIGFGMAKYAARRVHALVIGGAHPYEQRLPASSRLDGSDPEAFLAALFGRLQINAATIPLAVREELLANDFRALAAAQQDRPSLEDMLPTMTMPCCLYAGDADPLYPKVRECAQRIPQATSFAMPNLDHMAAFREAGLALPHVTRFLHATTEGTKASGS; this is encoded by the coding sequence ATGCCATACGCTAACCATCAGGGCACTCGCATTCATTACCAAGTCGAAGGGGAAGGACCGCCGCTCGTGCTACAGCATGGGTTCACCGGAAATCTGAAGCGGTGGTATTTGCTTGGCTACGTCGATGCGCTAAAACCAAACTATCAAGTCATCCTCGTGGATGCGCGTGGACATGGGGCGAGCGACAAACCACATGATCCGGCTGCGTACGCCTTGCCTTTGCGTGTGGGGGACGTGCTTGCCGTCCTGGATACCCTCAACCTCGACAAGGTGCACTATTGGGGCTATTCCATGGGTGGGTGGATCGGATTTGGTATGGCGAAGTATGCGGCGCGACGCGTCCACGCGCTCGTTATCGGCGGTGCCCATCCGTATGAACAGCGGTTGCCGGCCTCTAGTCGGCTCGATGGCTCCGACCCGGAGGCGTTTCTGGCCGCACTCTTCGGGCGACTGCAGATCAATGCAGCGACAATTCCCCTCGCGGTACGAGAGGAATTGCTCGCCAATGACTTTCGAGCGTTGGCCGCAGCGCAACAGGATCGGCCGTCGCTGGAAGACATGCTACCGACGATGACCATGCCGTGCTGTCTCTACGCCGGCGATGCTGATCCGCTCTACCCGAAGGTCCGGGAGTGCGCGCAGCGCATCCCTCAGGCGACCTCTTTCGCCATGCCGAACCTCGACCACATGGCCGCGTTTCGGGAAGCCGGGCTCGCATTGCCGCACGTCACCAGGTTTCTGCACGCCACCACCGAAGGGACAAAGGCTTCTGGGTCATAA
- a CDS encoding type II toxin-antitoxin system RelE/ParE family toxin, whose product MPYAVEFAQSVERRLRVLTARERTTVLDAIGRQLLHEPLKETRHRKPLRPNPIAPWELRVGQLRVFSEMAGAESGVVRILAVGRERRNVLVIGDKEMRL is encoded by the coding sequence GTGCCCTACGCCGTCGAGTTCGCCCAGTCAGTTGAGCGCCGCCTTCGGGTGTTGACGGCCCGGGAGCGGACGACGGTCCTCGATGCGATCGGCCGTCAACTGCTTCACGAGCCGCTCAAGGAGACTCGACACCGGAAACCGTTACGCCCCAACCCGATCGCCCCGTGGGAGCTACGCGTGGGCCAGCTTCGAGTCTTCTCCGAGATGGCCGGGGCGGAGAGCGGAGTGGTTCGGATCCTTGCGGTAGGGCGGGAGCGTCGCAACGTACTAGTGATCGGTGACAAGGAGATGCGATTGTGA
- a CDS encoding ABC transporter substrate-binding protein: MTGKVPRVGLLGVTSAAGYALQVEAMRQGFRDLGYVEGQNIVIEYRWAEGRYDRLPALAAELIRLQPDVIVTSGAGTRVLKEATTTIPIVMAAGGDAVAGGLIASLAQPGGNITGSTFFDPEISAKRLEMLKGSVPRLARVAVLLNRDSRANHVALEAMKKTATALNVELFERCRRGPPMSSMTPLH, from the coding sequence GTGACGGGAAAGGTCCCGCGCGTCGGGCTCCTCGGAGTCACCTCCGCTGCCGGCTACGCGCTTCAAGTCGAGGCCATGCGGCAAGGATTCCGCGACCTGGGTTACGTTGAGGGCCAGAATATTGTCATCGAATACCGGTGGGCGGAGGGCCGATATGATCGGCTTCCCGCCCTCGCCGCTGAACTGATCCGCCTCCAGCCGGACGTCATTGTCACGAGCGGAGCGGGGACCCGCGTCCTCAAGGAGGCGACAACGACAATCCCCATCGTCATGGCGGCCGGCGGCGATGCTGTGGCGGGCGGACTCATCGCAAGCCTTGCGCAGCCCGGTGGAAACATCACGGGATCGACCTTTTTTGATCCGGAGATCTCGGCCAAGCGCCTGGAGATGCTCAAGGGCTCTGTGCCTCGTCTAGCCAGAGTCGCGGTCCTGCTAAATCGGGACAGCCGTGCTAATCACGTGGCCCTCGAGGCAATGAAGAAGACGGCCACGGCCTTGAATGTGGAGCTCTTTGAGAGGTGCCGGCGCGGTCCCCCCATGAGTTCGATGACGCCTTTGCACTGA
- a CDS encoding ABC transporter substrate binding protein — MPARSPHEFDDAFALILRRRADGLVVIDDSMFVANMRRLGELSAAKHLPGAGSAEYAEGGGLLVYGANFPELWRRAPFFVDKILKGGKPATIPVERASKFALTINLKTAKALGLTIPRALLLRVDQVID; from the coding sequence GTGCCGGCGCGGTCCCCCCATGAGTTCGATGACGCCTTTGCACTGATTCTCCGTCGGCGGGCGGATGGCCTGGTCGTAATCGATGACTCGATGTTCGTCGCCAACATGCGACGTCTCGGGGAACTCTCTGCTGCGAAACATCTGCCTGGCGCCGGGTCCGCCGAATACGCGGAGGGCGGCGGCCTGCTGGTCTACGGCGCGAACTTTCCTGAGCTCTGGCGGCGAGCGCCATTCTTCGTGGACAAGATCCTCAAGGGCGGCAAGCCGGCCACGATCCCGGTCGAGCGGGCCTCGAAATTCGCATTGACCATCAACCTGAAGACGGCCAAGGCCCTTGGGCTCACGATCCCGCGAGCGCTGCTGCTGCGGGTGGATCAGGTCATCGATTGA
- a CDS encoding DUF2784 domain-containing protein yields the protein MLYGLMADLVLVAHLAFVAFVALGGLLAWRWPRLAWIHIPVALWGAAISYVGFTCPLTPLENWLRKLGGRAGYQGGFIEHYVTALLYPAGLTREAQLVLGTAVLALNLVVYWRVLAVSRRERGRAARGS from the coding sequence ATGCTCTACGGCTTGATGGCGGACCTCGTGCTCGTCGCGCACCTGGCGTTCGTGGCCTTCGTGGCGCTCGGCGGGCTCTTGGCGTGGCGGTGGCCCCGGCTGGCCTGGATCCACATTCCGGTAGCGCTGTGGGGAGCGGCCATCTCGTACGTCGGCTTCACGTGCCCGCTCACGCCGCTCGAGAACTGGCTTCGGAAGCTCGGCGGACGGGCGGGCTATCAAGGCGGATTCATCGAGCACTACGTTACCGCCCTGCTCTATCCGGCAGGGCTCACCCGCGAGGCGCAGCTTGTGCTCGGCACGGCGGTGCTGGCGTTGAACCTCGTCGTGTACTGGCGCGTCCTTGCGGTGTCCCGCCGCGAGCGAGGGCGCGCCGCGCGCGGCTCATGA
- a CDS encoding ABC transporter ATP-binding protein has product MSPVVELIAASKRYGQVEALRGVSLAIEPGEIMAMLGPNGAGKTTSISLMLGLRQPTGGQVRLFGLPPTDRRARSRAGVMLQESGTTGVLTVRELVALFGTYYPSPLPADQAVAMAGLTDKADARVATLSGGQRQRLYFALAICGNPDILFLDEPTVGMDIEARRAFVASIQALAAAGKTVVFTTHYLREAEELARRIVVVDHGRVIADATPRELMSKVAGKRVSFAVARPLPADTFGGLALTALDLSDRRVRFLTNEPETVLRALFERGVEIQDLEVAGADLEEAFLSLTRRPARA; this is encoded by the coding sequence ATGAGCCCTGTAGTCGAGCTGATCGCGGCGAGCAAGCGCTATGGGCAGGTCGAGGCCCTGCGGGGCGTCAGCCTGGCCATAGAGCCCGGCGAGATCATGGCCATGCTCGGTCCGAACGGCGCGGGTAAGACCACCTCCATCAGCCTGATGCTGGGGCTGCGCCAGCCGACGGGAGGCCAGGTCCGGCTCTTCGGCCTGCCGCCGACGGATCGTCGCGCCCGGAGCCGCGCGGGCGTCATGCTGCAGGAGTCGGGCACCACCGGCGTGCTCACGGTTCGCGAGCTGGTCGCGCTCTTCGGCACCTATTACCCCTCTCCCCTGCCCGCCGACCAGGCCGTCGCCATGGCCGGCCTGACGGACAAGGCGGACGCGCGCGTCGCCACGCTCTCGGGGGGCCAGCGTCAGCGCCTCTACTTCGCCCTGGCCATCTGCGGCAACCCCGACATCCTCTTCCTCGACGAGCCCACCGTCGGGATGGACATCGAGGCCCGGCGCGCCTTCGTCGCGAGCATCCAGGCCCTCGCGGCCGCCGGCAAGACGGTCGTGTTCACGACCCACTATCTCCGGGAAGCCGAGGAGCTCGCCCGCCGCATCGTCGTCGTCGACCACGGCCGGGTCATCGCCGACGCCACCCCGCGGGAGCTGATGTCCAAGGTCGCCGGGAAGCGCGTGAGCTTCGCGGTGGCGCGCCCGCTGCCCGCCGACACCTTCGGCGGCCTCGCGCTCACGGCGCTCGACCTTTCTGACCGCCGCGTGCGCTTCCTGACCAACGAGCCCGAGACGGTCTTGCGCGCGCTGTTCGAGCGCGGCGTCGAGATCCAGGATCTCGAAGTCGCCGGCGCCGACCTCGAGGAGGCCTTCCTGAGCCTTACCCGCCGGCCGGCGCGCGCCTGA
- a CDS encoding ABC transporter permease, with product MAPLLRMLLAQTLGELRIRWRTPAFSLTNLALPVLFFTFFGLPFASDTFPNGVSVGAYLLASFAAYAVGSVMVYGFGIGVATERGMKVDLLMRATPLPPAIAILAKVLNALAFSLLSVVVLIIYGIIVGGVRQDLTVWINVTVRLLAGSLPFVALGFAIGYSSSPHVAPALANLIFLPLAFASGLFMPLDRLPGFVQRIAPYLPTYHYGQLAWSAVGVPSEPLLTSLAWLAGYTALFMAVTIRAYRREQSLKFA from the coding sequence ATGGCCCCGCTCCTCCGGATGCTCCTCGCCCAGACGCTCGGCGAGCTGCGCATCCGCTGGCGCACCCCGGCCTTCAGCCTGACGAACCTCGCGCTCCCCGTGCTCTTCTTCACCTTCTTCGGGCTGCCCTTCGCGAGCGACACCTTTCCGAACGGAGTGAGCGTGGGGGCCTACCTCCTCGCCTCGTTCGCCGCCTACGCGGTCGGCAGCGTGATGGTCTACGGCTTCGGGATCGGCGTGGCGACCGAGCGGGGCATGAAGGTCGACCTGCTGATGCGCGCGACGCCGCTGCCGCCGGCGATCGCCATCCTGGCAAAGGTGCTGAACGCGCTCGCGTTCTCCCTGCTGTCGGTCGTGGTCCTGATCATCTACGGCATCATCGTCGGTGGTGTCCGGCAGGACCTCACGGTCTGGATCAACGTCACCGTACGGCTCCTCGCGGGGTCGCTGCCCTTCGTCGCGCTGGGCTTCGCGATCGGCTACAGCTCCAGTCCCCACGTGGCGCCCGCGCTGGCGAACCTGATCTTCCTCCCGCTGGCGTTCGCCTCGGGCCTGTTCATGCCGCTCGACCGGCTCCCCGGGTTCGTCCAGCGGATCGCCCCGTACCTGCCGACCTACCACTACGGTCAGCTCGCGTGGAGCGCCGTCGGCGTCCCGTCCGAACCCCTCCTCACGAGCCTCGCCTGGCTTGCCGGCTACACCGCGCTGTTCATGGCGGTGACGATCCGGGCCTACCGGCGCGAGCAATCCCTCAAGTTCGCCTAG
- a CDS encoding aldolase/citrate lyase family protein, with the protein MLTNDVKRKLKAGKPVVGVWLALGDAIVAESLAAQGWDWLTVDTEHNPIDLLTMTGMFQAIGRYPVAPLARIPEVSELGIKRILDAGAWGFVAPNVKTREEAQIVADYGQYPPKGKRSLGSGRFALSFNTDPKTYFERANEEILRVVQIEDIAAVKRIDEILSVPGIDACFIGPNDLCNSMGLAPSLDPPHKEYEEAIQAILRSAKEHGVAPGVHTPTPEAVNRRLAEGWLMVGCTSDLYHLTAGAKAALAAIKKP; encoded by the coding sequence ATGCTGACGAATGACGTGAAGCGGAAGCTCAAGGCGGGTAAGCCGGTGGTGGGCGTGTGGCTGGCGCTCGGAGACGCGATCGTCGCCGAATCGCTGGCGGCGCAGGGCTGGGACTGGCTGACCGTGGACACGGAGCACAACCCGATCGATCTCTTGACCATGACCGGCATGTTCCAGGCCATCGGCCGCTACCCGGTGGCCCCGCTCGCGCGCATCCCCGAGGTGAGCGAGCTCGGCATCAAGCGCATCCTGGACGCGGGCGCCTGGGGCTTCGTCGCGCCCAACGTCAAGACTCGCGAGGAGGCGCAGATCGTCGCGGATTACGGCCAGTATCCGCCCAAGGGCAAGCGGAGCCTCGGCTCGGGCCGCTTCGCCCTATCCTTTAACACGGACCCCAAGACCTACTTCGAGCGGGCCAACGAGGAGATCCTCCGCGTGGTCCAGATCGAGGACATCGCCGCCGTCAAGCGCATCGACGAGATCCTCTCGGTGCCCGGCATCGACGCCTGCTTCATCGGCCCCAACGACCTCTGCAACTCCATGGGGCTCGCGCCCTCGCTCGACCCGCCGCACAAGGAGTACGAGGAGGCGATCCAGGCCATCCTGCGATCAGCCAAGGAGCACGGCGTGGCCCCGGGCGTCCACACGCCGACTCCCGAGGCGGTCAACCGCAGGCTCGCGGAAGGATGGCTGATGGTCGGCTGCACGAGTGACCTCTATCACCTGACGGCGGGCGCCAAGGCCGCCCTCGCGGCAATCAAGAAGCCGTAG
- the tauD gene encoding taurine dioxygenase translates to MAQQGIRAEKLTPHIGAVVHGVDLSKPLDEGTFKEIHDCLIENCVIFFRDQHLTPDQQKDFGRRFGELHVHPAAPGLVEGHPEILVIHADENSKHVAGEVWHSDVSCDPEPPMGSILYMHELPPVGGDTLFASMYAAYDALSEPMKRLLEDFTAIHDGEHVYRGRYGVKDEGKTFPKAEHPVIRTHPVSGRKALFVNSGFTTRIVQLKRAESDALLQFLFRHIETPEFQCRFRWQERSIAFWDNRCVQHHAMWDYYPQRRHGHRVTVRGDKPV, encoded by the coding sequence ATGGCACAGCAGGGGATCCGCGCGGAGAAGCTCACGCCTCATATCGGCGCCGTCGTCCATGGCGTCGATCTCTCGAAGCCGCTCGACGAGGGCACGTTCAAGGAGATCCACGACTGCCTCATCGAGAACTGCGTGATCTTCTTCCGCGACCAGCACCTGACGCCGGACCAGCAGAAGGACTTCGGCCGGCGATTCGGTGAGCTGCATGTCCATCCGGCCGCCCCTGGCCTCGTCGAGGGGCATCCGGAGATCCTGGTCATCCACGCCGATGAGAACTCGAAGCACGTGGCCGGAGAGGTCTGGCACTCCGACGTCTCCTGCGATCCCGAGCCTCCGATGGGGAGCATCCTGTACATGCACGAGCTCCCGCCGGTCGGCGGCGACACCCTGTTCGCGAGCATGTACGCGGCGTACGACGCGCTGTCGGAGCCGATGAAGCGGCTCCTCGAGGACTTCACCGCCATCCACGACGGCGAGCACGTCTACCGCGGCCGTTATGGAGTGAAGGACGAGGGCAAAACTTTTCCGAAGGCGGAGCACCCGGTCATCCGTACGCACCCCGTGTCCGGGCGGAAGGCGCTCTTCGTGAACAGCGGCTTCACGACGCGCATCGTCCAGCTCAAGCGGGCCGAGAGCGACGCCCTCTTGCAGTTTCTCTTCCGCCACATCGAGACGCCGGAGTTCCAGTGCCGGTTCCGCTGGCAGGAGCGCTCCATCGCGTTCTGGGACAACCGCTGCGTCCAGCACCACGCCATGTGGGACTACTACCCGCAGCGGCGGCACGGACATCGCGTGACGGTCCGGGGCGACAAGCCGGTCTGA